Proteins encoded in a region of the Suncus etruscus isolate mSunEtr1 chromosome 1, mSunEtr1.pri.cur, whole genome shotgun sequence genome:
- the MKS1 gene encoding tectonic-like complex member MKS1, whose product MAEANWSSDTGEAIYRSRDPVRNLRIRVHLQRVTSSGFLRYQPAAHSGKNIIDLATLWPQSTASGHRPNEEEEEEVVIGWQEKLFSQFEVDLYQNEGACQSPLDHQYRQEILKLEDSGGRKNKRIFTYTDSDRYTSLEEHCQKMTTAAQEVPSFLVERMANVRRRRQDRRGMEGGLLKSRIITWQPSEEFVRSNHVLNTPLQTMYIMADLGPPGKLGYKKHEHVLCTLKVDNSGVITVRPDFTGLRGPYRIETEGDKQEMWKYTVHNVSALAQKEEEEREQRVFKDLYGRHREYLNSLVGTDFEMPVPGALRLFVNGEVVSAQGYEYDNLYVHFFVELPTSNWSSPEVHQLSGITQTCVTKSVGMDKVAFFSYPFSLEAFFLQQDRTTDAALEWPVLYCEVLSLDFWQRYRVEGYGALMLPTSPGSHMLTVPMWRPVEPGTVAELRRFFLGGSVELEDLSYVHIPGTFKGERLSRFGLRTETTGSVTFRLHCLQQSRVFLESCSLRRRMKSVLDKLQGLDQHSSVHAVLEAFQRARRRMHEARESLPQDLLSPPGALVS is encoded by the exons ATGGCGGAGGCTAACTGGAGCTCTGACACCGGCGAGGCCATTTATCGCTCTCGGGACCCCGTGCGCAACCTGCGCATCCG AGTCCACCTGCAAAGAGTCACCTCCAGCGGTTTTCTCAGATACCAGCCCGCTGCCCATTCCGGGAAGAACATCATAGACTTGGCCACCTTGTGGCCCCAATCAACAGCCA GTGGCCATCGGCctaatgaagaggaagaagaagaggttGTGATTGGGTGGCAGGAGAAGCTGTTCAGCCAG TTTGAAGTAGATCTGTACCAAAATGAAGGCGCCTGTCAGAGCCCTTTGGATCATCAGTACCGGCAGGAGATCCTGAAGTTGGAGGACTCGGGTGGCAGGAAGAACAAGCGCATCTTTACCTACACTGACTCTGACAGATACACCAGTCTGGAGGAG CACTGTCAGAAAATGACCACTGCAGCCCAGGAGGTGCCTTCATTCTTGGTGGAGAGAATGGCCAATGTCAGACGACGCCGGCAGGATAGGCGAGGCAT GGAGGGCGGCCTCCTCAAGTCCCGCATCatcacctggcagccctcagaagAATTTGTCAGGAGCAACCATGTCCTTAACACACCCCTGCAGACAATGTACATCATGGCGGACCTGGGACCCCCTGGAAA GCTTGGCTACAAGAAGCACGAACATGTCCTATGCACTCTGAAGGTGGATAACAGTGGTGTAATCACTGTCAGACCCGACTTTACTGGCCTCCGAGGACCCTACag AATCGAGACTGAGGGAGATAAGCAGGAAATGTGGAAGTACACGGTCCACAATGTGTCAGCGCTGGcgcagaaggaagaggaggagcggGAACAGCGTGTGTTCAAAGAT CTTTATGGCCGGCACAGGGAATACCTCAACAGCCTGGTGGGCACTGACTTTGAGATG CCTGTCCCTGGTGCACTGCGGCTCTTTGTGAATGGAGAGGTGG TTTCAGCCCAAGGCTACGAATATGACAATCTTTATGTGCACTTCTTTGTGGAACTGCCAACCTCGA ACTGGTCAAGCCCAGAAGTCCATCAGCTGTCAGGAATAACACAGACCTGCGTCACAAAGTCCGTGGGAATG GACAAGGTGGCGTTTTTCTCCTACCCATTCTCCTTGGAGGCCTTCTTCTTACAGCAGGACAGAACCACTG ATGCTGCCCTGGAGTGGCCAGTGCTCTATTGTGAGGTGCTGTCCCTGGACTTCTGGCAGAGGTACCGTGTGGAAGGCTACGGCGCATTGATGCTACCCACCAGCCCAG GCTCTCACATGCTGACTGTCCCCATGTGGAGGCCGGTGGAGCCTGGAACAGTGGCCGAGCTGAGGAGGTTTTTCCTGGGTGGATCTGTGGAACTGGAAGACCTCTCCTATGTGCACATCCCGGGAACCTTCAAG GGGGAGAGGCTGAGCCGCTTCGGGCTACGCACAGAGACTACGGGCAGCGTCACTTTCCGCCTGCATTGTCTGCAGCAGTCCAG GGTCTTCTTGGAGTCATGCTCCCTCCGCAGAAGGATGAAGAGCGTGCTGGACAAACTTCAGGGCTTGGACCAGCACAGCTCTGTTCACGCGGTTCTGG AGGCTTTCCAACGAGCCAGACGCCGCATGCATGAGGCCCGAGAGAGCCTCCCCCAGGACCTACTCAGCCCGCCGGGTGCCCTTGTGTCCTAG
- the LOC125996088 gene encoding LOW QUALITY PROTEIN: eosinophil peroxidase-like (The sequence of the model RefSeq protein was modified relative to this genomic sequence to represent the inferred CDS: deleted 1 base in 1 codon), producing MEDKKMSTETEEAKNMMTNQAWPFSPANERADQDQNEKQEQGQDMEEQCSDQYQTITGRCNNKRRPWLGSSNQALARWLPAVYEDGRSLPLGWTPKKKHNGFSLPLVRDVSNTIMGFSTAKLTSDLRLTLMVPQFGQFLEHDLVFNDMFSDRNYFQIGADCHKTCAQIPPCFPIKVSPSDPRSESIGDCLPFFRSTSASSDNRSHVREQMNVATSFLDASMVYGSDEFMAQRLRNLTDPNGLLAVNQMFQDQGRALLPFDNVVPDPCQLTNRSANIPCFLAGDPRASETLAMMALHTLFLREHNRLVMELKRLNPHWFGEQLYQEARKIMGAMIQIITYRDFLRMLLGPVHYARFIGPYQGYCYKEDPRVANIFTMVSRFSHTMMQPFVPRLDSQYRATSPTSKVALSDAFFATWRVVHEGGIDPILRGLIATPAKSNQQNAMVVDELRERLFKSVSRVGQDLVAINLQQGRDHGIPGYNAWRGYCGLSQPKTLAELSVVLKNQILARKFMELYGTPDNIDLWAGAIAEPFVKGGRVGPLLACLLGKQFRISRSGNRFWWEKPGVFTERQREELRRISLSAIICDNTGIITVSRDVFRNAKHPEQFVSCRDIPRMNLSYWQGQ from the exons ATGGAAGACAAAAAGATGAGTACTGAGACTGAGGAGGCAA AGAACATGATGACAAACCAAGCATGGCCATTCTCCCCAGCCAATGAGCGTGCAGACCAGGACCAGAATGAAAAGCAGGAGCAGGGTCAGGACATGGAGGAGCAGTGCAGTGACCAGTATCAGACCATCACAGGGAGATGCAATAACAA GAGGAGACCCTGGCTTGGGTCCTCCAATCAGGCCCTGGCCCGCTGGCTGCCGGCCGTATATGAGGATGGGAGAAGCCTCCCTTTGGGTTGGACacca aaaaaaaagcacaatggcTTTTCCCTCCCTCTC GTGCGGGATGTTTCCAACACGATCATGGGATTCTCTACTGCCAAACTGACCTCTGACTTGCGCCTGACACTCATGGTCCCACAGTTTGGGCAGTTCCTCGAACATGACTTAGTCTTCAATGACATGTTTTCAGACAGAAACTACTTTCAG ATAGGTGCTGACTGCCACAAGACCTGTGCTCAGATACCGCCTTGCTTCCCCATCAAG GTGTCTCCCTCTGACCCACGCTCTGAGAGCATCGGGGACTGCCTGCCCTTCTTTCGCTCGACATCTGCATCCTCTGATAACAGGAGCCATGTGCGTGAGCAGATGAACGTGGCCACCTCCTTCCTGGATGCCAGTATGGTGTACGGCAGCGACGAGTTCATGGCCCAGCGGCTGCGCAATCTCACAGATCCAAACGGGCTGCTGGCTGTCAATCAAATGTTCCAAGATCAGGGCCGAGCACTGCTGCCCTTTGACAATGTGGTCCCCGACCCCTGCCAGCTCACCAACCGTTCTGCCAACATCCCCTGCTTCCTGGCAG GTGATCCCCGAGCCAGTGAGACCCTGGCAATGATGGCCCTGCACACCCTGTTTCTGCGAGAGCACAACCGACTGGTGATGGAGCTGAAGCGCCTGAACCCCCACTGGTTTGGGGAGCAGCTGTACCAGGAGGCTCGCAAGATCATGGGTGCTATGATCCAG ATTATCACCTACCGAGACTTCCTGCGCATGCTTCTGGGTCCAGTCCACTATGCTCGTTTCATAGGGCCATACCAGGGTTACTGCTACAAGGAGGATCCTCGGGTAGCCAACATCTTCACCATGGTCTCCCGCTTCAGCCACACCATGATGCAGCCCTTTGTGCCTCGCTTGGACAGCCAGTACCGTGCCACCAGCCCTACCTCGAAGGTGGCCTTGAGTGATGCCTTCTTTGCCACCTGGCGTGTGGTACATGA AGGTGGCATTGACCCCATCCTCCGAGGCCTCATAGCCACACCTGCTAAGAGCAACCAGCAGAATGCCATGGTAGTTGATGAGCTTCGGGAGCGGCTGTTTAAGAGTGTGAGCAGGGTTGGGCAGGACTTAGTAGCCATCAACCTGCAACAAGGCCGAGATCATGGCATCCCAG GGTACAATGCATGGAGGGGCTACTGTGGCCTCTCCCAGCCCAAGACCCTGGCTGAGCTCAGCGTGGTGTTGAAAAACCAAATCTTGGCAAGAAAGTTCATGGAGCTCTACGGGACGCCTGACAACATTGACCTGTGGGCCGGGGCCATTGCTGAGCCCTTTGTTAAAGGGGGCCGTGTGGGGCCTCTCCTGGCTTGTCTGTTGGGGAAGCAGTTCCGCATAAGCCGCAGTGGAAACAG GTTCTGGTGGGAGAAGCCAGGCGTCTTCACAGAGAGGCAGCGGGAAGAACTGCGCAGAATTTCCTTGTCAGCAATCATTTGCGACAATACCGGCATCATCACCGTGTCCAGAGATGTTTTCAGAAACGCCAAACACCCGGAGCAATTTGTGAGCTGCAGAGACATCCCCAGGATGAACTTGTCCTACTGGCAAGGCCAATGA